A DNA window from Stutzerimonas stutzeri contains the following coding sequences:
- a CDS encoding YbfB/YjiJ family MFS transporter encodes MPQRVALFPVLLAGAVLLLVVHGLGRFVYTPLLPWLVEDGLLSVQQGASIASWNYLGYLIGALLAVRWHRVAQIRRTLPWALALHVLSSLLQTQAESADTLAALRLANGISNGLVFVQAPSLILEWLARQQRVSSSGLVYLGVCVGLIISSLLVSLSDGFLLGAERWWPAALLSIPLAWWGWRQLSRLDMPPEDEAHPSATPPSGKLLDRSSTPLFLSYAGAGMGYILPMTFLPMVARLQVEPGDFLIGGSWLVVALATLPSPWLWNRLGVRMGDDIALRLSYLTQLLGVLAALLLPGAVGILLCAVLVGGTFLGTVLLTQRLARALHPHQGPRLSAALIALYGLTQLAAPWLTSIWMGMGGSLHSAFWLGAGALLWGLLWMLMVPRRR; translated from the coding sequence ATGCCTCAGCGTGTCGCCCTGTTTCCGGTCCTGCTGGCCGGTGCCGTTCTGTTATTGGTCGTCCATGGACTCGGCCGCTTCGTCTATACCCCGCTGCTGCCCTGGTTGGTGGAGGACGGCCTGCTTAGCGTGCAGCAAGGCGCCAGCATCGCCAGCTGGAACTACCTGGGCTACCTCATCGGCGCGTTGCTCGCGGTGCGCTGGCATCGCGTCGCGCAGATACGTCGCACGCTGCCCTGGGCGCTTGCGCTACACGTGCTGAGCAGCCTGTTGCAGACCCAGGCCGAATCCGCCGATACCCTCGCCGCACTGCGCCTGGCCAATGGCATCAGCAATGGCCTGGTGTTCGTCCAGGCGCCGTCGCTGATTCTCGAATGGCTGGCGCGCCAGCAGCGCGTTTCCTCCAGCGGCCTGGTCTATCTCGGTGTCTGCGTAGGCCTGATCATCTCCAGCTTGCTGGTGAGCCTGAGCGATGGTTTTCTGCTCGGTGCCGAACGCTGGTGGCCGGCGGCGCTGTTGTCGATACCGCTGGCCTGGTGGGGCTGGCGGCAGCTGTCGCGGCTGGACATGCCGCCCGAGGACGAAGCCCACCCGTCGGCGACGCCGCCCAGCGGCAAGCTGCTCGATCGCTCCAGTACCCCGTTGTTTCTCTCCTACGCCGGTGCCGGGATGGGCTACATCCTGCCGATGACCTTCCTGCCGATGGTCGCGCGCCTGCAGGTGGAGCCCGGCGATTTCCTGATCGGAGGCAGCTGGCTGGTAGTGGCGCTGGCGACCCTGCCGTCGCCCTGGCTGTGGAATCGTCTGGGGGTGCGCATGGGCGATGATATCGCCCTGCGCCTGAGCTATCTCACGCAGCTGCTTGGGGTGCTGGCTGCACTGCTGCTACCCGGCGCCGTTGGCATCCTGCTTTGCGCGGTACTGGTCGGCGGTACCTTTCTCGGCACCGTGCTGCTGACCCAGCGTTTGGCGCGGGCGCTGCATCCGCATCAGGGGCCGCGGCTGTCAGCGGCGTTGATCGCGCTATACGGCCTGACGCAACTGGCGGCACCCTGGCTGACAAGCATCTGGATGGGCATGGGCGGCAGTCTGCATAGCGCCTTCTGGCTCGGCGCTGGGGCCCTGCTCTGGGGCCTGCTGTGGATGCTGATGGTGCCGCGCCGCCGCTAG